CAGGATAGCCAGGCCTATAGATATGATCACAAGTAATGGGATCATTGTTACGCCGGCGACTATTTTAGGAAGGATCAGGTATCCCGGTGCATTGATGCCCATGATCTCTAAAGCGTCGATCTGCTCGGTTACGCGCATAGTCCCTATTTCAGAAGAGATAGATGATCCAATTTTCCCCGCAAGCACAAGGGCGCTGATAGTCGGGCTCAGTTCAAGAATGGCCGAGTCTCGGTTAACTGAACCGATAATCGTGCGGGGGATTAAGTCGCTTTGAAGCTGAAACGCAATCTGCAATGTCATTACCGCTCCAACAAACGTAGATATGATGCCAATCAGATATAACGAATCGACGCCGATGTAAACCATCTCGTTTGAAATGTTCGTTAAATAGATTCTCCACTTTTCAGGGCGTCTGAAAACGGCCTTTAGTAACAGGATATACCGTCCGAAATGTGTAAACATATTTTGTTGTTAAATAATTCCTTTAGAACCTCTCAGCTGACTGTTCTTTGCAATGAAAGCAATTAAGGAGGCAATTTACTGATTCTGTACAACAACACAATCGGCGTAGCGATGTTTTAATAAATATTTGAAGTAGCGGAAATTGGACGTTTTGAACGTATGTAACAAATTGTTGTTCTCACACTCTAATTAATAAAGAATAATTTAATATAGATTACACACATTAATAACATAGTAATGGAAAAGAAATTGCAACGCGACGAAAACAACAAGATGCTTGCAGGAGTAGCTGCCGGTCTTGGTGAGTATTTTGACGTAGATGTCACCTGGGTAAGGGTGATATTCATATTAATGGCCATTTTTGGCCTCTCAGGCGTTTTGATCTACATCATTTTGTGGATAGTGGTTCCTCCCAAACCCTTTTTTGCCGACTTCAGGAAATATGATGCTGACTACCGGGTAAACGACGACCCGGCGGCACCTTTCCAGCCCGGGCAACCTTTCCAGTCAGGGCAGCCTTTTCAGCAGGGACAACCTTTTATGTATCCAAGAGAAAAGAAGGAGGGAAAAGGAAGGTTCGTTGCAGGGATTATTCTGGTTGCTCTTGGAGCCTTTTTCCTGGTAGATGAGTTTTTTTATATCCCTTACTGGTTCTCCTTCGAAAAGCTATGGCCCGTCATACTGATAGTGGTTGGTATCGTTATTCTTGGAAAGTCGGGCAAGAAAAGTACCTTTAGCGGAGTTAATGATCAACAGTCCGCGGCGGATGTATTTGAGAAGAAGGAAAAAGAAAAGGAAGATGATAAGTCGGACGATCAACCATTAGCATAGCGTTATGAAAACAGAAAAAATTATTTGGGGGCTCATCCTGGTTTTTATCGGAGGCATCCTGTTGCTTCAGAACTTTGGCGTGATTGATTTTCAATGGTTCGTGATATGGCGCTTCTGGCCACTTATCCTTATCCTTATTGGAGCCAATATGCTTTTTTCGCGCGAAAACTCGAAAACAGGCGCTATTATCTCAGTTTTCCTAACAGTTGGTGCCCTTGTTTTTATTGGCTGGCAGGGGACGAGGGACCATCACGAGGGGAAATCGCGCTGGTTCTTCTACGAGTGGGAAAACGAACCTAAAAGCGATGTGAAAACCAAGTCAGGATATTTCAGCGAAGCCTATTCGGCGAGCACAACCAGTGCAATATTGAATATCTCGGGTGGAGCAACAACTTACAAGCTGGAAGATACCACCTCAGAATTGTTTAATGCCAAGGTGAGTAGCAGCTTCGGAAATTATTCGCTGGTAAAGATCTCCAACGATAGTTCTGAAACCCTAAATTTCAAGATGTCGGGAAAAGCCGAGTGGGATATGCGCGAGAAAGGTCCGAATGAAGCGGTAATGGCACTTAATACAAATCCCCTGTGGACCATTAACGTCGAAACCGGAGCCGGCAAGGCTTGGTTTGATCTATCTAAATTTAAAGTTGAGAGCTTTAACTTTGAGGGAGGAGCAACTAAACTGGATGTGAAATTGGGCGCGCCACAAGCAATAACCAACGTAAACGTTGAGACCGGCGTCTCGCAGATCCATATTTCAATTCCTGCCAATGCAGCTTGTAAGATAAACACAGATTCAGGACTTTCATCAAGCGATTTTAAAGGTTTTGATAAACAAGGCGACGGGTCCTATATCACTCCAAACTTCAGTACGGCCAAACAGAAATTTATTATTAAACTTGAAGGCGGTCTTTCTAAATTTGATGTAGACCGCTATTAAATATGGAAGATGAATATCTCGTAGTTATTGACGGAAAGCCGCAAGGTCCTTTTACAATAGAACAACTAAAAGGTTTAAACATTGGTCCCGGTACTTTCGTAAAGACCAGGACAATGAAAGACTATAAAGAAGTCGGCGAAGTTGAAGAACTTTGCCGGCTTTTTGGCTTTAGTCACCAGGCCATAGCACGCCCTCAATATTATGCTTCTCCCGACGTCAGGATGCTGGCTGTGGTCATAGACTACCTGCTTATTCTTGTTGTGTATGCGGTGATCCTTGTCATCGTCGTTTCTTTTATAGAATCGAAATACCTGAAGATTGCTGTTTCGCTATCTGGATTGCCCTTAGTCCCAATTACAAAAATCATTATGGGGATCTTCATGGAGGCATCTTCAAGGCAGGCTACCTTCGGGAAAAGCTGGCTTGCGATAAAAGTAACCGATGAACAGGGCCGGAGGATAAGTTTAGGAAGGAGCGCAGCGCGCAACATATTCAAAATCGTTCCGGTACTAACCCTCGGAATTGGCTATCTCTCAGGCTTCTTCAGTAAACGACAACAATGCCTTCATGATAAACTTGCCGGTACGCTGGTTATTAAGGGACGCTTAGTATAGATCTTAATTGTCGGCAGTGCTGCATTTATCACATACTCCGCTTACAATAAGGCTGACTGATTTGGCCTTAAAACCTGCCGGTAAATTGATAGGGGGGAGATGGGTACCATTAAGACAAAACAGCTTTCCGCAAACCGTGCAGTTGAAATGTAAGTGTTCATCGTGATGCTCGTGCTCTTTGCACTCCGACTGGCACAATGCATAATTGGCGGTGCCGTTCAAGTCGATGATCTTATGAATAATTCCCTTTTCTTCAAAGGTCTTCAAAATACGGTATAGCGTTACACGATCAATTTCCTTGCCTAATACTTCTTCGAGATCCGGCTGCGAGGTAGCCATCTCGCGTGAAGAAAGTATGCCCAATACACTGTAGCGTGGCGTTGTTTTCTTAAGGTTATGTTTCTCCAGTAACTGATCAAATTTCCTGTCCATCTTTTTGTCCTTCAATGCCGATCTCCGAACCGCAGAGATACAAATTATCTATCGGACTATAAAAATAAACAAATAATCTCAATTATTGGTGGCTGGCGAGTGTTTTGCAGGAAAGCCTCACACCTTCTCTCATCAGAACAATTAAATCTGTAAATTTGCGTCCTTTAGAGATCTTATGAATACAGCTGAAACGAATACTGCGCTGAAAGGTACTTACTGTAATTCTTTAACTGAATATTCCCGCTTCTTAACAAGGGAAGTGTCGATTGGAAACATTCCGGTTGGAGGCAAAAATCCCATCCGGATTCAGAGCATGACCACAACTGATACGATGGATACGATAGCCACTGTAGAGCAAACGATCCGGATGGTAGATGCGGGTTGTGAGTACGTACGTATTACAGCGCCCAGTATAAAGGAGGCATTGAACCTTGCTGAAATAAAGAAGGAGCTAAAGTACAGGGGATACGACGTGCCCCTGATTGCTGATATTCACTTTACGCCCAATGCCGCTGAAGCTGCAGCTCGTATCGTTGAGAAGGTCCGCATTAACCCTGGCAATTATGCCGACAAAAAGCGTTTTGATCAGCTTGAATATACGCCTGCAGAGTACGAAGCCGAACTTGGCCGGATCTATCAGAAGTTTGCACCTCTTGTGAAGGTATGCAAAGAATATGGTACGGCGATGCGTATTGGCACAAACCATGGCTCACTCTCCGACAGGATCATGAGCTACTACGGCGACACGCCACGTGGTATGGTTGAATCGGCGATGGAGTTTATCAGGATGTGTGAGAGTCTCAGCTACTATAATCTTGTGATCTCTATGAAAGCCAGCAACCCTCAGGTGATGGTTCAGGCTTACCGCCTGCTGGTAGAAACAATGCAAAAAGAGGGGATGAACTACCCTCTCCATCTCGGTGTTACAGAGGCTGGCGACGGCGAAGATGGGCGCATAAAGTCTTCCGTGGGTATTGGTACTTTACTTGAAGACGGTCTTGGTGATACAATCCGAGTTTCTCTGACAGAGGACCCCGAGCTTGAAGCTCCTGTTGCTATTGCACTGGCAAAACGATACGAAGAAAGGCCCTCCCTCAGCGTGGGGCCAGACATCTCTTTGCCTGCAGGATTTTCACCCTATTCTTATCAGAAACGGGAGTCGGCAGAACTCAATACGTTCATTGGCGGTCACCAGGTACCCCGGGTCGTCTTGGATATATCATATTCCAATCTTCGCGACCCGCAGGTGTTGTCGGCAGCAGGATATGAGTATTCTGCTCTTTTAGATAAGTATAATATGGCCGAACAGTCGGTCGACTTTGTGTACCTGGCTGATGAACTTCCTTCTTTCACAATGCCCGGCAATCTAAAACAGGCATATAATTACCCCACATGGCTCAAACTGGCTAATAAAAAGAACTGCCACCCTGTGTTTACCTTGCACGAATATAAAGAAGCCGGGGAGAAGGACCTGTCTTTAAACCTCGTTAGGATAACAAACGAGGACCTTCATAACGGATTCTTTTCTGAAGACCTTATAGATCAAACGCTTGTTTTGGTACTCGAAACCAGCAAAGGCCATGGAATGGCCGATCAGCGCCAGTTCTTTTTCTCCCTGATGAAGGCTGGGATAAATGTACCCGTAATTGTACGGAGAGGCTATTCGGAAGGCAGCGAATCCGATTTTCAGCTATATGCAGCTACTGATGCAGGCGCCTTACTAATCGACGGCTTCGGCGACGGGATATGGCTTGATGCTCCTCATATTTCCCCTAAAGCCGTAGTGAGCACCGCGTTCGGAATTCTTCAGGCAACACGCTCACGAATCTCAAAAACTGAATATATCTCCTGTCCCAGCTGCGGAAGGACTTTATTCGACCTGCAGGAAACTACTCAAATGATCCGGAGCCGGACCAGTCATTTGAAGGGGGTGAAAATAGGGATCATGGGATGCATAGTAAACGGTCCTGGCGAAATGGCCGACGCCGATTACGGCTATGTAGGAACTGGTCCCGGTAAGATCACTCTGTATCGCGGTAAGCAGGTAGTCAAGAAGGCTGTAAATACGGAGAATGCGCTTGACGAATTAATAGAGATTATTAAAGAAGATGGCAACTGGCGGGAAGTTGACAGTTGACAATTCCGGTCTTCTGCGCCTTAATTAACCCTGTCTTTCGATAAATCGCAAACCTGCGGATATGGTAAATTCACGAATGGGTTTGTCTGTTAAATGTCAATTAAACACTTTTCTCTTTCAACTTAATTTCCTATTTTAGTCGCTTTCCAATTAAAAATGAAAGCTGATATTGAAAAATTAACCGGCGTCGCGAAGCAGGTTCGCAGGGATATTGTTAGAATGGTACATCAGTGCCAGTCTGGACACCCTGGAGGGTCGTTGGGATGCACGGACTATTTTGTTGCTCTTTACTTCCACGTACTGAAGCATAATCCCGAGTTTAAAATGGATGGGGTCGGAGAGGACTTATTCTTCCTTTCGAACGGTCATATTTCTCCCGTTTGGTATAGTGTACTGGCACGTTCGGGGTACTTTGATGTTAAGGAACTCGGTACTTTTCGTAAGATTAATTCCAGAATTCAGGGCCACCCTACGACACACGAACATCTTCCCGGAATCCGGATCGCTTCAGGATCACTCGGACAGGGTATGTCGGCCGCGATAGGCGCTGCTCTTACAAAAAAGCTGAATAAAGATACTTCTCTTGTTTTTTCTCTTCATGGCGACGGCGAGCTTCAGGAAGGACAGATCTGGGAGGCAGCCATGTTTGCTCCTCACAATAAGGTAGATAACCTGATCTCTACTATTGATGTTAACGGACAGCAGATTGATGGTCCTACAGAGAAAGTACTTTCCTTAGGTAATCTCAGGGCTAAGTGGGAAGCTTTTGGATGGGAAGTCCTCGAAATGAATGGTAACGACATGGAAGATGTGATCAAGGTACTCGAGCTTGCTAAAACAAAGACATTTAGAGGAAAACCGATCATGATCCTGATGCAAACCAATATGGGGCACGGTGTTGACTTTATGATGGGTTCGCACAAATGGCATGGTGTTGCTCCGAATGACGAACAGCTTGCCCTTGCGCTTGGACAGCTGGAATGCACATTGGGCGATTATTAATACGACAGATAATATAACGCAGGATTAGATATTCTAATGAAAAAATATACTTTCACAGAAAAAAAAGATACACGTTCGGGCTTCGGAGCCGGCTTACTGGAAGCTGGTAAAAGAAACGAGAACGTGGTGGCGCTCTGCGCCGACCTTGTAGGCTCTCTTAAAATGGAGGCCTTCATCAAAGAATTCCCTGAGCGCTTTTTCCAGATGGGGATTGCCGAAGCGAATATGATGGGTATTGCAGCAGGTATGACAATAGGAGGTAAAATTCCTTTTACCGGAACATTTGCTAACTTCTCAACCGGGCGGGTATACGACCAAATCCGTCAGTCGATTGCCTATTCGGATAAAAACGTAAAAATATGTGCGTCACACGCCGGCTTAACTCTGGGCGAAGATGGTGCAACACATCAGATCCTCGAAGATATCGGGCTAATGAAGATGTTGCCTGGCATGACCGTGATCAACACCTGCGACTATAATCAAACTAAGGCTGCTACGATTGCTATTGCAGAATACGAAGGTCCGGTTTATTTACGGTTCGGACGGCCTGTTATGCCCATCTTTACTGACCCTGATCAGAAGTTTGAAATCGGGAAAGCATGGACAGTCAACGAAGGTAAAGACGTGAGTATTTTTGCTACCGGCCACCTTGTATGGGAAGCTATCCTTGCCGGTGAGAAACTTGCAGAAATGGGCATAGATGCTGAGATCATCAACATTCATACGATTAAACCACTCGATGAAGAAGCTGTGTTGAAATCGGTTGCTAAAACCGGATGTGTGGTTACCGCAGAAGAGCATAACCGTCTTGGCGGACTAGGTGACAGCATCGCCCAGTTACTGGTGAAGAATCATCCTGCTCCCCAGGAATATATAGCTGTAGACGACTCTTTTGGCGAGAGTGGTACACCTGCCGAACTGATGAAAAAATACGGCCTCGACAGCGATCATATTATCGCCGCCGTGCAAAAAGTAATAGCCCGAAGAAAAGGCTGATAACAAACAAAAAGGGAGACTGCTGGCAGTCTCCCTTTTTGTTTGTTAATGGACAATGGACAGTTGAAAATGGACAATTATTTATCAACTGTCCATTATCAATTATCAATTGTCAATTAACTCAAGCACCTGCTGTGAGGAATTCGCAGTATCAACCTTGCTGATAATCTTGCGAATGCTGCCATCTTTCGCTATAACGAAGGTTTTGCGGGCAGTACCCATGTACTTCTTGCCATACATATTTTTCTCAACCCACGAACCATATGCCTCGACGATCTTCTTTTCATCGTCTGAGATTAAGGTAAATGGCAGATCATACTTTGCCGAAAACTTCTGATGCGATTTTTCATCATCAGTGCTCACACCGATAACCACATAACCCTGTTGCTGAAGGGCCTGATAATTATCCCTGAAATTGCATGCTTCGGCTGTGCAACCCGGTGTATCATCTTTAGGATAAAAATAAAGAATTACATCTTTACCAGCATGGTCGCTAAGAGAAACACTTTTGCCATTCTGGTCTTTTGCTGTGAAATCAGGAGCTTTATCCCCTTCTTTTAATTCTGACATAGTTTTACTTATAAAATATAGCGTTAAACGTTCTGGAATTCATCATCATATCAGTAACCACCAATTGAAAATGATGTTTTCCGGGAGCGGTTTTATCATCAAAAACATGCCACAGGCTGGCTGTTTTCGGATCAAATTCCATCAATACCCATTGCCCGTCTATTGTTCCGTTGAACGATCGGATGCCTGAAAGGTTGTCTGAGATCTTAAAGCTAATCTTGCTCAGTTCCTTCATCGACTTGCCTTCGCTGATGTTGACAGGCCGGATCGAGGGAGGAATTGTATCGACGGTAATATAAAAATCGCCGAAAACCCGCGGATTCCCTTTGACATAACCGTTCTCATAAACTCCGCCCTGTGATATACCTCTTGAATCAACAATCAACGCCTTACGATGTAAATGAACTGGTAGGGTAGAGTCGGCCTTAATCCAGAGTTCATAATTGCTGTGCAGCGGAATTAGCCTGGTATGCAACTTATGAACAGGCGAATAGGTGCCACGCTTCCGCGGCGTCAGCTGGTACCGGAAGTTGATATCGCTATACAATACTCCCTTAGGGAAAACGGCCCTCATGGCCTGGGTACTATATTCATTCGCCTGGTTATACAGAAACTTTTTTACACCAGGCTCTTCCTTTGATTCAATTACAGACTGCCGGTTATACTTTATCTTAAATTCCAGCGTACTGGTGTTTCCTTTTGCGTCTTTCACAATATAGGTCATATTGTGAATTTTATCGTCTGTTACATTAATTAAGCCTCGGTTTACCGCGGTTTTGTAGATGCCGAGAGGATTGCCGGGTTCAATAAAACTTTTTTGAATGGTTCTGCCATACAGAAGAAGTGATGGATAGTCAATATGAGAATTAACTGCCCTGCTGTTGTTAAATGCAAAGCGTTCCATGGCCGATAGAAAGATGGTAACGCTGTCCATCTTCAACTCAATCGAATAAACGCCGTTCTTATTGCCGGCCGGTTGGGGATCATCAGTGATGATTCCGAATCCAACATCACCGCTGTAATTAATTACGGGCGACTGGTATAGGCGATATTTACCTCCGGCTCCTGTAATCCTGAAATACTGCCTCGGCGTATTTTCGCTGAAAGGCTGTCCGTTTAGCCGGTACATATACAGTCCCCCGATACTAGGTTTAATCCTGTCGGGTATATCTATCCCAAAGAGCTGCGGATTTATTATCTCCTCGGTTTTACTATCTCTTACTTCAAAATGAAGGTGCGGACCGCCGCTGCTGCCAGTGTTGCCCGACCAGGCAATGACTTCGCCTTTTTTTACAGGGATTTCTATAGCCATTAGCGGAAAGTCAACATCATACGATTGCCGTCTGTATTGATAGTCTTTCATTACCCTTTCGATCCGGCTGTTAAAACGTTGGAGATGAGCGTAAACAGTGGTGTAGCCATTGGGGTGATTGAGGTAGACGGCATTTCCAAAACCGCCCACCTGTACCCTGAGCCTCGACACAAAGCCATCTGCTACAGCATATACAGGGTAGCCTTCTCTCTGGTTGGTGCGATAGTCTAAGCCCGAATGAAAATGGCCGCTTCTGATTTCTCCGAACGATCCTGCCAGGGAGGGAGGCAATTCAATAGGGGGTATAAAGTCAGTTGCAGGGTACTTGTTACTCACTGGAATGTCCTGAGCGGATGCAGTGATTGCCAAAAACAGAAAGGATGAAGCGAATTGTATTTTTCTAAATATGTGTCTATTTAATCTCAAAATCAAGCAGTTTTTCGTTCTCAATATAACCGTTAAGCCGGTCGCCAATACTTACTTTACCAACCCCTTCGGGAGTACCTGTAAAGATTAAGTCTCCCTTTTTTAAAGTGATGTATTGCGAAATGAATGCAATTAAGCGTTCAAACGAAAAAAGAAGGTCTTTTGTGTTGCCTTTTTGAACAAAATTTTCGTTCAGGGCCAGGCTAAAGTTAATGTTGTACAGATCGGCGAACTGGCTTTTAGAAATAAAGCGGCTTACAGGAGCCGAATTATCAAAAGCTTTGGCAAGTTCCCAGGGTAGTCCTTTTTCTTTATGTTTCTGCTGAATATCACGGGCAGTAAAATCGACCCCCAGACCTATTTCATCGAAGTAATTTCCTGCAAACTTTTCCGATATGTGTTTGCCCTCCTTTGAGATCTTTAACACCACTTCAACCTCGTAATGAACATCTTCAGAGAAATCAGGATGATAAAATGGACTGTTATCCTTCAAAATAGCAGTATCAGGCTTCATGAAAATAACAGGTGTAACAGGAACAGGATTGTTTAACTCTTTGGCGTGCTCAGCATAATTGCGCCCTACAGCAATAATCTTCATGAAGCGAAGGTAAGAGATAATGTTCCGTGTTGCAAGTTGTACGTTGCGGGTGGTGAGATGTTATGGGTTATGAACGTTTTAAATTATGAACTATTAATTATTAATTATTAATTATTAATAATTAATTGGCTGCAAGAATAATCAATCGTTAGTAATTAGAAGTTTTGGTAAACGCCTCACAACCTTCAACCTTACCTGCAACCCAATTACAAAACAGAGATTCGCTTTATAATAGTTTCGTTGCCTGCGATCAATCGTATGAAATAATAGCCGCTGTTAAGTCTCGACGTAATGGCGAAGCTATGGTTCTGTTCGCCTGAAGGCAAACGCTGGGATAGTAAAGTCGCAATTTCATTCCCCAGAACATCCATGATTTTGATAGTCACATTCGCGTCTTTGCTCAGAGTATAGGAGATATTTATCTGATCTTCAACGGGATTGGGGAATACTTTAACGTTACTTAATGCTTTAAAATCAGGAGCAGCAACTTTTTGCGGAGAAGCAGCGGATGAAGCTGCACTGCCAGATCCTGATCCGGAAGAGGCGCTGCCTGACGGCCGGGAGCTTATGGGTTTAAAGGGAATTATGCTGATCCCTACATCATTCCTGGAGGGCCTGTTGGGCCGCGTATCTGTGATTTTGCTTGCAGAACGTTGAATTCTTCTTGTAGAATCCGCTAACCCATTCTTCAGCACAACAAAACTTCTACTATCAAAAGCCCTGGCTCCTAACAGAATAAAGTAAAACGATATAGCTAACAAGTAAAATTTTTTCATCCTTTATCTCCTCAACAAATCTAATAATTAAAACATAATTTAGAGTACTTAGAAGGCCTATTTAACAAAATTTAACAAAATGTTGTATGTACTTATACGAGAGCGCGATAATAAAGTAACAAAGTACTTGATTTTCAGTTTCAATTAATTTTTAAAACTACTGATAAACGCCGTTGTTTAATTGTCTGGCATATCTTACTTTTGTGCCCGGTTAAAAAAATAGAGTGGCAAATCATAAAGACATTCACAAACTCTCCGGAGCAGGACTGCTGATAAGTTTAGGGATTATATACGGAGACATAGGCACTTCCCCTCTGTACGTTTTTAAAGCCATCATCGGAGAACGCGAAATAACCCCTGATCTGATACTTGGAGGACTTTCCTGTATATTCTGGACCCTTACTTTACAAACGACCATTAAGTACGTAATAATCACCTTAAGGGCCGATAATAGGGGGGAAGGTGGTATATTCTCACTCTTCTCGCTTGTGCGGCGCCGGGCCCGCTGGCTTGCAATCCCCGCGATGATAGGGGGCTGCGCACTGCTGGCTGATGGGATCATTACCCCTCCAATTACTGTTTCGTCGGCTATTGAGGGACTTGGACTAAAGTATCCCGGACTTCCAACGGTTCCCATAGTCATCGCTATTATAACAATTCTCTTTGTTATTCAGCAATTTGGTACATCGCTCGTAGGAAAAACGTTTGGCC
The window above is part of the Arcticibacter tournemirensis genome. Proteins encoded here:
- a CDS encoding T9SS type A sorting domain-containing protein, which encodes MKKFYLLAISFYFILLGARAFDSRSFVVLKNGLADSTRRIQRSASKITDTRPNRPSRNDVGISIIPFKPISSRPSGSASSGSGSGSAASSAASPQKVAAPDFKALSNVKVFPNPVEDQINISYTLSKDANVTIKIMDVLGNEIATLLSQRLPSGEQNHSFAITSRLNSGYYFIRLIAGNETIIKRISVL